The Solanum pennellii chromosome 11, SPENNV200 genome contains a region encoding:
- the LOC107004151 gene encoding uncharacterized protein LOC107004151, producing MDMDLHPTPFPGKFQSVKSRFNKNISKAPKIQSKEPSIPRQNRVFGTIRSTNVPTKTVVGKPLAKSSSGVSQKQLKSPKKSQSLTDSAVNTVTESAKKEENRAKTRKKSVCFRENRDVAVEPKTPVKSPVLAKPRLSGSTTPFHSAEKCSKCRFDRLETSSYWLSQIKLAENVEKHSVSAVFFQLAFDIKAEPFRNILLELKRYLRRHTHLSEGKEWKEVCFSYGLLKDESNSKDKIGNSSKNKEIEKEKEEEEEELKWLNLEVDEEYSIIQEGNEVPFSLLC from the exons ATGGATATGGATCTTCATCCTACACCATTTCCAG GTAAATTTCAATCTGTGAAATCAAGATTCAATAAAAACATCTCAAAAGCACCAAAAATCCAATCCAAAGAACCATCCATTCCCAg GCAAAACAGAGTTTTTGGCACAATTCGAAGCACGAATGTTCCAACGAAAACAGTTGTTGGAAAGCCATTAGCAAAATCATCATCTGGTGTTTCTCAAAAACAACTCAAATCACCAAAAAAGTCTCAATCTTTAACTGATTCTGCAGTAAATACAGTAACGGAAAGCgccaagaaagaagaaaacagagcaaaaacaagaaagaaaagtgTTTGTTTTCGAGAAAACAGAGATGTTGCTGTTGAGCCTAAAACACCGGTGAAATCGCCTGTTTTGGCGAAGCCTCGACTCTCTGGAAGCACAACTCCATTTCACAGTGCTGAGAAATGCAGCAAATGCAgatttgatagattggaaacGTCGAGTTATTGGCTTTCTCAGATCAAACTGGCTGAAAATGTTGAAAAACACTCTGTTTCTGCTGTTTTTTTTCAACTGGCTTTTGATATCAAAGCTGAG CCCTTTCGAAACATTTTGTTGGAATTGAAAAGGTATCTACGAAGACACACGCATTTATCCGAGGGCAAAGAGTGGAAAGAGGTTTGTTTTAGCTATGGTTTATTGAAGGATGAGAGCAATTCTAAGGACAAAATTGGAAATAGTAGCAAGAATAAGgagattgaaaaagaaaaagaagaagaagaagaagaattaaagTGGTTGAATTTGGAAGTTGATGAAGAATATAGTATTATTCAAGAAGGAAATGAAGTTCCATTTTCATTATTGTGTTGA